The Betta splendens chromosome 4, fBetSpl5.4, whole genome shotgun sequence genome contains a region encoding:
- the im:7152348 gene encoding E3 ubiquitin-protein ligase rnf168, with the protein MVLCEDGECSVCLQPYSRMDRIPRMLHCRHTFCEPCLEAMSQVRSRLQTVGCPLCRRVTCISRGLSLQEALWVNSRLWDQILEDVDREEDQEDHLKQQAEDQRTEATQESVLRVERVPIRSRAKLKLPGFFRRFSLLKQSQERIVPGSNVEMKSWRRLSTEETV; encoded by the exons ATGGTTCTGTGTGAGGACGGCGAGTGCAGCGTCTGCCTCCAGCCGTACTCGAGGATGGACAGGATCCCCCGCATGCTGCACTGCAGACACACCTTCTGTGAGCCCTGCCTTGAGGCCATGTCGCAGGTCAGGAGCAGGCTCCAGACCGTGGGCTGCCCCCTGTGCCGTCGCGTGACCTGCATAAGCCGCGGCCTCAGCCTGCAGGAAGCTCTGTGGGTCAACAGCAGGCTCTGGGACCAGATCCTGGAGGatgtggacagagaggaggaccAGGAAGACCACCTGAAACAACAAGCTGAGGACCAGAGGACAGAAGCTACACAAGAAAGTGTCCTACGAGTAGAGCG TGTTCCCATCAGGTCCAGAGCAAAACTCAAGTTGCCCGGATTCTTCAGAAGGttcagtttattaaagcaaagccaAGAGAGGATCGTGCCTGGGAGTAATGT GGAAATGAAATCCTGGCGTAGGCTTTCAACTGAAGAGACGGTTTAA
- the cep63 gene encoding centrosomal protein of 63 kDa yields MERTSGFPSHMQSPDLSSVLSSCEPELQELMRQIDIMIHHQKKEWEAELQAIKLKLKGAEEEQQTSRNLIERRDLEIGLLRQQLEEIQSGRQALVAKYEQQLEKLSEELDKLKRSYHKLHRKHLKENHGSAKDRDPSEVARLQESTEEYQRRAAEYELQCAQYQKQVAALEAQNKRLTDETTHIKSLLASRQTERELEEGQYQREKQVFSEERDELNATLESRDSFLQRASLERQRLYNEAARLKQIMQAKDQVIRSLEDCLTAQDCAGVEILRKDLEKTATKLHCAQACEVHLKAEQACLKERLENMCRQRAEHSKTEQELMIIKAEHNSAVAEIKQLKEELQRAKQTHRGEVEGMRKEVSKLMSELHQRDLTVATLSGSSSSINQQLRCEVDRAEQKAAELKMTQAQLEALQTDNNHLRSLLHRLESQSPKLGGSSPSSLEHENQRLKQALIEMHTINQAPPAQDRNIDVSESKLQQIQRLFKQLQTSSQFPNTKQPCNQDSRPVSSASCSSSSSRHARKNSVTSSCSDESAPEGKSSSSKDSLSLVSRDKISPCNSPLEVLSTSPAHGMVTCFLEEEMLRNEELLQRLDSHIQDMKESNIRTVSKYLPSGSGPGSADQYPVVSD; encoded by the exons ATGGAGCGTACGTCGGGATTTCCTAGTCACATGCAAAGTCCTGATCTGAG CTCAGTCCTGTCTTCGTGTGAGCCGGAGCTCCAGGAGCTGATGAGACAGATTGACATTATGATCCATCATCAAAAGAAAGAGTGGGAGGCTGAGCTTCAGGCCATTAAGCTTAAGCTGAAaggtgcagaggaggagcagcagacttcAAGAAATCTTATTGAAAGAAGGGACCTGGAG ATTGGATTGCTACGCCAGCAGCTAGAAGAAATCCAGTCCGGTCGACAGGCGTTAGTTGCAAAGTACGagcaacagctggaaaagcTTTCAGAAGAG TTAGACAAATTAAAACGGAGTTACCACAAGCTTCACCGCAAACACCTCAAGGAAAACCATGGATCTGCAAAAGACAGGGACCCTTCAGAGGTTGCAAGACTGCAAGAAAGCACTGAG GAATACCAACGACGTGCTGCAGAATATGAGCTGCAGTGTGCCCAGTATCAAAAACAAGTGGCAGCACTGGAGGCCCAAAACAAGAGACTGACTGATGAGACAACACacattaaa TCTTTGTTGGCATCTCGGCAAACAGAAAGGGAGCTTGAGGAGGGACAGtaccagagagaaaaacag GTGTTTTCAGAGGAACGTGACGAACTTAATGCTACACTGGAGTCTCGTGATTCATTTCTGCAAAGAGCCAGTCTAGAGCGTCAGAGGCTTTATAACGAAGCAGCCAGGCTCAAACAAATTATGCAAGCTAAGGATCAAGTCATTCG GTCTCTGGAGGACTGTCTGACAGCTCAGGACTGTGCTGGTGTTGAAATCCTCAGAAAAGATCTGGAAAAAACAGCCACAAAGCTTCACTGTGCACAAGCATGTGAGGTTCATCTGAAAGCTGAACAGGCATGTCTCAAAGAGAG aTTGGAGAACATGTGTCGACAGAGAGCAGAACATTCCAAGACGGAGCAAGAACTGATGATCATTAAAGCAGAACACAACTCTGCTGTGGCTGAAATAAAACAG CTTAAAGAAGAGCTGCAAAGGGCCAAACAAACCCACAGAGGTGAAGTCGAAGGAATGAGGAAGGAGGTGTCAAAACTGATGAGTGAGCTGCACCAGCGCGACCTCACCGTTGCCACACTGAGTGGCTCCTCATCCAGCATCAACCAGCAACTTCGCTGTGAAGTGGACAGAGCAGAGCAAAAGGCGGCCGAGCTTAAA ATGACTCAGGCACAGCTGGAGGCTCTACAAACCGATAACAATCATCTGAGGAGTCTGCTGCATAGGCTGGAGTCTCAGTCACCCAAG TTGGGGGGTTCCTCCCCGAGCAGCCTGGAGCATGAGAATCAGCGGCTAAAGCAGGCCCTCATTGAGATGCACACCATTAACCAAGCTCCGCCTGCTCAGGACCG GAATATAGATGTCTCGGAAAGTAAGCTGCAACAGATCCAGAGGCTTTTCAAACAGCTCCAGACCTCATCCCAGTTTCCAAACACCAAACAGCCCTGTAACCAGGACAGCAGACCGGTTTCTTCAGCatcttgttcctcttcctccagtaGACACGCAAGGAAAAATTCGGTAACGTCGTCGTGTTCAGATGAATCTGCTCCCGAGGGAAAAAGCTCCAGCTCCAAAGACTCTCTCAGCCTCGTGTCCCGAGACAAAATATCGCCCTGTAACTCACCACTG GAGGTTTTGTCTACATCCCCTGCACATGGCATGGTCACTTGTTTCCTCGAGGAAGAAATGCTACGGAAcgaggagctgctccagaggCTGGACAGTCACATCCAGGATATGAAGGAGAGCAACATCAGGACCGTGTCAAAGTATCTGCCCAGTGGCTCCGGGCCCGGCTCTGCAGACCAGTACCCAGTGGTCAGTGACTGA